DNA from Chitinophaga pendula:
CTACCAGGGCGGGGATGTTTCCGGCATTGGGTATTCTATCCCAGGAGGTGGAGACGCCATCGAGGAGGTTATTTTTCGGAGCGGGGCCTTTAATGGGGGTAAAATATTCGAGGGCTGTGCCACGGGCGGCTGGTACGCCGAAGCCCTGGCTTTTGTGTTGGGAGCGGCTTTCTGCCGCTATTTCTCCATAACCTTTACCCAGGAGGTGATTGAATACGCCTACGTTGATCTTGAATTGATCGTCGGCGGTGGTGTTGATGGAGCCGAAGGAGTAGGTGTTCCAGAGGAGGCGTTTGGCCTGCCAGGGTTTTAGGTATTGCAGTTGTTCGGGGTATTGTTTTGGGTCGGCGGCGGCGTCGAATGCTTCGGCGGCGAGGATGGCGGAGGCGGTATGGTGGCCGTGGCCTGCTCTGCTATCGGCCGGGAAGCGGCATATGATGATATCGGGTTGGAATTTGCGGATGACCCATACGACGTCGCCGAGTATTTTCTTTCTATCCCAGATGGTGAATGTTTCTGCCGGGTTTTTAGAGAATCCGAAGTCGCGGGCGCGGGTAAAGAATTGTTCGGCGCCATCTATACGACGGGCGGCGAGCAGTTCTTGTGTGCGGATGAGGCCGAGGAGTTCTCCTTGTTCGTCGCCGACGAGGTTTTGGCCGCCGTCGCCGCGGGTGAGGGAAAGGTACCCGGTACGGTAGCACTTTTCCTGGGCGAGGTATCCCAGCAACCTGGTGTTTTCATCATCCGGGTGGGCGGCGACGTACAGTACGCTACCCAAGGTGTCCAGTTTACGCAGTTTCAGTTTAATCTCAGCAGCATTCAGCGAGGGCGAAGGTTGTGCCCAAGCTGGGATAGCGGCTGTCAATCCTATTAACAGTGCGATACAATTTCTCAAAAGCATATACAGGTACGTGGTTTACAGATCGTCAAAAATAATAATTAATTGTGCGCTGCGATAAAAATGTGATAGCCGGGGGGAGTTGTGGATAAAAAAACAACGCTCCGATACTGTTGGTACCGGAGCGTATTTATTCGAGACAGATGAGGAGGTTGGTCTAGTAACCTTTGTTCTGCTGTCCTCTGATGTTTGGATTGGCATCGAGTTCCCGTTGAGGTATGGGAGCGATGACTTTATCATTAGGATAGGTGATAGCGAGGGTTGAGTTGCCGCTAAAGAACTTGGTGAAGTTCTGTTTGGTGCGGTTGAGGTCGAAGAGGCGGAATCCTTCGAAGGCCAGTTCTTTGCGGCGTTCGTTCCAGATCGCTTTGAGGAGATCGTTGCCGGTGAGGGTGATATTGGGAGCGGTGGGATCTGCTCTTTTCACGATCAGGTTGAGATCTTTCTGTGCGTCTGCGTCGCGGCCCAGGCGGGCGAGTGCTTCGGCTCTGTTAAGGTATATTTCTGCGAGGCGGATGAGTTTCAGGTTTTCGCTGAAGTTGTTGATGTCTTGGTATTTATTGATGATATAACCCGGGTTCTCTCCTCCGCTTCCGGTGCGTCTGCCTCTGGTGATGAATTGGCGGCGGGCGTCGGTGGCGGTGTAGGCGTTATAGAGGTCGGCGGTGGCGATGGCATCGCCGTAGCCACCCTGGGCGTACATATATACGAGGGAGTTAGTGCCTCTGTTGTCGGTTGGTGTATTTACTACTTCGAGGATAGTTTCGGTGTTTGCATTTGTTTTGAAACCGGTAATTACCTGTGAGTTGTCGAGGAGTGTGTATCCACCCTTTGTGATCACTTCGGTGGCGGTGGCTTCTGCTGCGGTCCAATCTTCTTTATATAACATTACGCGGCTGAGTAGGGCGCGGGCGGCATGTATGTTAAAGCGGCCTTTGGTGCCTACGTTTGCCGGGAGTAGTTCCAATGCTTTATTGAGATCGGCTATGATGAGGTCATAGTTTTGTTTGACGGTGCTACGTGCCGGGAATTGTGGTTGATCGGGATCGATGGTAGTTACGATCGGTACGCCCATGTGGCCGGCATTCTGAGTAGCGTTGTAAGGCTGTGCGTATAGGCGGCAGAGGTCGAAGTAAGCGAATGCTCTGAGGGAGTATGCTTCTCCGAGCAGTTGTCTGGCTTCGGCGGTATCGCGCGGTGTTTCGGTCAATTTGATGCCCGGGCCTTTTTGGATGAGGAGGCAGCTATTGGCGACTACGCGATAGAGCAGGTTCCAGGTATCTGAAGTAGTAGTTTCAGTTGCAATTACAACATACTGATCCTGACTGCGGTAGCGACCACTATTTAATACACTGATGAAAGCATTATCCGACATTAATTCTGGGATAATGGAGTAGGTTCGTCCGTAATAGCTTTCGCTTTGGAGGAAGTTGTAGTCTCCTGATACGGCGGCTCTCATGGTGGGGAGGTCGACGATTGCGTCGGGTATTTCGGTGGCCTGTTCCGGCTTTACGCTCAGGAAGTCTTTGCTGCAAGCGGTGATTAGTGCCGGAGCTGCCAAGGCGAGTAACAGGTATTTATATTTAGAGGAGAAGCGATTCATAGTTCTGTTTTTTTGGTCAAGCTATAAAGGTTAGAAGTTGATGTCGATACCAGCGAGGAGAGTTTTGAACACGGGAGGTCTCTGGTCGAAAACACCTGTTACCGGTACTTCCGGGTCCATGGTCAGGTGTTTGTCTTTTACGTAGGTGAAGAGGTTATTGGCTCTTACGTACAGTTTGACATCTTTGATCTTAGCGCTTTGCAGCCAGCTTTTTGGCAGTTGGTATGCGAAGGTGACGTCTCTGAGGCGGATGTAGCTACCATCGTAGATGAAGCGGGAAGAGTTCTGGTTGGACAATCCTGTTTGTCTGCCGAGGTAGAATACTCTAGGTACGTCGGTGATATCGCCAGGTTTCTGCCAACGGTTGTTGTAGAGGTATCGGGACATTTTGCCGGTGGCGTTGAAGCCGCTGCTACCATCTGATTCGGTAAAGGAGGCCCAGCTATCGAATACTTTGTTTCCCCAGTTGAAGAAGACCTGGAAGCTGAGGGAGAAT
Protein-coding regions in this window:
- a CDS encoding RagB/SusD family nutrient uptake outer membrane protein → MNRFSSKYKYLLLALAAPALITACSKDFLSVKPEQATEIPDAIVDLPTMRAAVSGDYNFLQSESYYGRTYSIIPELMSDNAFISVLNSGRYRSQDQYVVIATETTTSDTWNLLYRVVANSCLLIQKGPGIKLTETPRDTAEARQLLGEAYSLRAFAYFDLCRLYAQPYNATQNAGHMGVPIVTTIDPDQPQFPARSTVKQNYDLIIADLNKALELLPANVGTKGRFNIHAARALLSRVMLYKEDWTAAEATATEVITKGGYTLLDNSQVITGFKTNANTETILEVVNTPTDNRGTNSLVYMYAQGGYGDAIATADLYNAYTATDARRQFITRGRRTGSGGENPGYIINKYQDINNFSENLKLIRLAEIYLNRAEALARLGRDADAQKDLNLIVKRADPTAPNITLTGNDLLKAIWNERRKELAFEGFRLFDLNRTKQNFTKFFSGNSTLAITYPNDKVIAPIPQRELDANPNIRGQQNKGY